Proteins co-encoded in one Zerene cesonia ecotype Mississippi chromosome 3, Zerene_cesonia_1.1, whole genome shotgun sequence genomic window:
- the LOC119839453 gene encoding scavenger receptor class B member 1-like produces MTLMRISKGTLVYNLLKQEGIPGAYVYTYVFNITNAEAFIAGVDSKLKVDEVGPFVYQEYRTNTNFRLDEETGTMWYTPKINARFIPDMSIAHPSNVNLTMPNIAMLTISSLVSSYPYWTRLAYNVMVNQLHSTSVMNVDADSFLWGYDEPTIAMAHTILPGWINFERLGVMDRLYNSGDMMLELGATNEDKFLIKSYNGGKGIDALGYSNKKSHCNTLEDTYEGIAYPSDLTKERPLRVFRNVFCRILNLKYQGTKTMDFGPEVYKYTFNKDVFSNNTENDCLCTNLNCAGITDLSPCFFGLSVALSNAHFLHGDPKIYERIEGIAPDEAKHGNEFLIDPKLGAVLDTRFTLQLSLVLDDLSFNPIAKPFSRMIIPVNYFKIVQPELPQETKTNFWIVYVLAPYIIHTIEIILITTGVVLVILSARLYHSSLLEQKDIKSNGKQVRPLVDTQKYINLNKSSEKLAGLASR; encoded by the exons CTCATGCGAATATCAAAGGGTAcattagtatataatttattgaaacaagaGGGTATTCCGGGCGCATACGTTTACACGTATGTTTTTAACATAACTAATGCAGAGGCCTTCATAGCTGGAGTGGATAGCAAGCTGAAAGTGGATGAAGTCGGTCCATTTGTTTACCA AGAGTATCGCACCAATACAAACTTCCGACTCGACGAAGAGACGGGAACGATGTGGTACACCCCAAAAATAAACGCCCGTTTCATCCCCGACATGTCCATCGCGCATCCCTCAAATGTTAACCTTACTATGCCCAATATTGCTATGCTG ACTATATCATCACTAGTTTCCTCATACCCATATTGGACTCGGCTGGCCTACAATGTAATGGTCAACCAACTCCACTCCACCTCCGTCATGAATGTTGATGCAGACAGCTTCCTCTGGGGGTACGATGAGCCCACCATTGCTATGGCACATACTATTCTACCCGGCTGGATTAACTTTGAACGACTGGGTGTGATGGATaga cTCTATAACTCTGGAGATATGATGTTAGAGCTAGGTGCGACGAATGAGGACAAATTTCTGATCAAGTCATATAATGGAGGGAAGGGGATCGATGCTCTTGGATAcagcaataaaaa AAGTCATTGTAACACGCTCGAAGATACGTATGAAGGTATCGCCTACCCCTCAGACCTGACGAAAGAGAGGCCACTGCGCGTCTTCAGAAATGTGTTTTGTCGCATCTTAAATCTCAAATACCAAGGCACCAAGACGATGGACTTTGGTCCtgaagtatataaatacacatttaacaAGGATGTTTTCTCTAATAATACAGAAAACGATTGTTTATGCACCAACCTGAATTGTGCTGGGATAACGGATTTGTCACCATGTTTCTTTg GCCTTAGCGTAGCGTTATCTAACGCTCATTTTTTACACGGAGATCCTAAAATATATGAGCGTATCGAAGGTATAGCTCCAGATGAAGCAAAACACGGCAACGAGTTTTTGATAGATCCT AAACTTGGTGCCGTTCTGGACACACGGTTCACACTTCAACTCAGCTTGGTTTTAGACGATCTGAGCTTCAACCCAATCGCTAAACCTTTCTCCAGGATGATCATACCAGtgaattactttaaaatt GTACAGCCCGAGCTGCCACAGGAGACCAAGACCAACTTCTGGATCGTCTACGTGCTCGCCccatacattatacataccATAGAAATAATCTTAATCACCACGGGTGTAGTACTAGTCATCCTTTCAGCTAGACTGTATCACTCGTCACTATTGGaacaaaaagatataaaaagtaatggTAAACAAGTGAGACCGTTGGTAGACACccagaaatatataaatttgaacaaaTCTAGTGAAAAACTTGCAGGTTTAGCGTCTAGGTAG